The Streptomyces capitiformicae genome contains the following window.
CTGGGGCGAGGGCAGACCGGCGGCCAACGCGTCGAGCCCCGCCAGCAGAGAGCCCCGGTCCTCGCCCAGGACGACGGCGCTGGTCTGGAACCGGGTGCGAGTGGTCAGCAGCGACCAGCTCACGTCCATCGGATCGGCGTCGCGCACGACCGCGGCGGAACGCAGCTTGGCGGCCTGGGCGCGCAGCGCGTCCTCCCCCCGGCCGGACACCACCCACGGCACGACGGCGGAGTACACCGAGGCCGGTTCCCCGGACCCCGTGCCGTGCCCCGCGACCACCGCGGGAGCCTCGGCGAGGACCACATGGCAGTTCGTGCCGCCCATGCCGAACGAGCTGACACCGGCCAGCAGCCGGCGCTCCGGGTGGGGCCAGTCGCGCAGCTCGCGCACGACGGACAGTCCGAGGTCGTCGAGGGGAATCGCCGGATTGGGCGTCTCGAAGTTGAGGCTGGCGGGGATGCGCCGGTGCCGGATGCTCAGCAGCGCCTTCAGTAGACCGACGATGCCCGCTGCGCCCTCCAGATGCCCGACGTTCGTCTTGGCCGATCCGACGAGCAGCGGGTTCGCGGTGCCCCGCCCCGTGCCCAGCGCTTCGCCCAGCGCCGCGGCCTCGATGGGGTCACCTACGGGGGTACCGGTGCCGTGCAGCTCGACGTACTGGACGTCGTCGGGGCCGACGCCGGCCTTGGCGTACGCCTCGCGCAGCACTATGCGCTGTGCCTCGCGGCTGGGCACGGTCAGGCCCGGCGTGGCGCCGTCGTTGTTGACGGCGCTGCCGCGGATGACGCCGTACACGCGATCGCCGTCGGCCACCGCCCGGGCGAGGGGCTTGAGGACGACGACCGCGCCGCCCTCGCCCCGCACGAACCCGTTGGCGCGGGCATCGAAGGTGTAGGCGACACCGTCCGGGGACAGACCGCCGAACCGCTCGCCGGTGACCGCGCCCTCCCCGAGGATGTTCAGGTTTACCCCGGCGGCGATCGCCAGCGACGACTCGCCCGAACGCAGTGACTCGCAGGCGAGGTGCACGGCGACCAGCGACGACGACTGCGCGGCGTCGACGGTGAGGCTCGGACCGCGCAGGCCCAAGTAGTAGGAGACGCGGTTGGCGATGATGCCGCGGTTGACGCCCGTCATGGTGTGCTGAGTGATCGCCGCGGTGCCGTGCCGGTGGACCAGGCTCTCGTAGTCGTCGCGGAGCGTGCCCACGAACACGGAGGTACGGGACTCACGCAGACGGGACGGCACGATGCCGCCGTCCTCCAGGGCCTCCCAGGACAGTTCGAGTACCAGCCGCTGCTGCGGGTCCATCGCGGCGGCCTCACGCGGCGAGATCCCGAAGAATCCCGCGTCGAATTCGCCGATATCGTCGAGGAAACCGCCCCTGCGCACACCTGCGTCCGCGGCTGGCTCCACGGTTTGCCAGCGGTCCTCCGGAACGTCGGTGATGGAACTCCGGCCGTCCCGCAGCAACTCCCAGAAAGCCTCGGGATCGGGGGCCATCGGCAGCCTGCAGGACATACCGATCACCGCGATGGACTCCTCGTCCGGGAGCCGCGGGTTGGTCTCAGCGGAATCGAAGGTATTCGTCGTCACGCTCGGCTGTCCTTTCCACGCCGATTTCCCTACGGGTGCAATTAACGGTCTGTGCGGCTGAATCCGGGACATGGACCGGGAGCCGCTCTCCGGTTCGCTTCGTCGCGGTGTCAGGCGGAGTGCGGGACGGCGCGCCGGAAGCCGCCGCGGAAGAACAGCAGCCCGTCCCGGGCGCCGCCGTGGCTCGCTCCGACCACCTCGCCGATGAAGATCGAGTGGGTCCCGAAGTCGTAGGCGGTGGACAGTTCGCACTCCAGCCAGGCCAGCGAGCCCGACAGCAGCGGCGCGCCGGTACGCGGCCCCGGGGACCAGTCGACGTCGGCGAACTGCCCGGGCCCCAGCGGGCGTTTCTTGTCCGCGAAGAAACGGACCAGGCCTTCCTGGCCGGCCTCCATGATGGACACCCCGAAATGCCCCGCGGTCTTGATGGCCTTGTGCATCACAGCGCTCCGGTCGACACAGCACAGCACGGACGGCGGGTCGAGCGAGACAGAGGTGAACGCGTTCGCGGTCATTCCGTGGATGTGTTCTCCGCCGGTGGACAGAACCGTCACACCGGTGGCGAATCGCGCCATCACCTCCCGCAGCGAAGCGGGCACCCCGTCCGTGGCCCGGTGCGCGGTGGGTTCGTCGGTGGACAGAGAGTTCATGTCACTCCCCTCGGGTATCCCATGGATGTGGAACCTACGGGGCGCGCAGAACGACCTGGGCATCGTGCGGTAATTGGTCGCTCGCAGGCATCGAGGCCGGTAACTGGCGAGTCTCGGAGCGGAAATCCGCAGAATGCGATCGGTCGCGGGTGTGGTTGGCCTCTGTCCGTGGCGGTTCGGCGATCGCGCCCTGACGACGTGCCCTTGCGAAAGGTGCGGGTGCGATAGCCGGTGCCGTCGGAGCCGTTCATTCCGTACGGAGGAACGTGCGCAAGGTGTTGATTGCCAACCGTGGCGAAATCGCTGCCCTCGTGGCCCGGGCGTGCCGGGATGCGGGAATCGCGGGCGTGTGCCCATCATGAGCCCGATGGCCGTCTACGCCGGCCCGGACCGGGACGACCTGCCGGAGTGGTGCACCGGAGGGCCGAGGGTTGTGGACTTGGCGTCGGGCCGGGAGGGCGGGCATGGGCGTTTCCCACAGCAGCGACAACGGTGGGTATTCCGGCACGCCGCTCGCGAGGAAGATCGGTGTCAAGGCCGGCCACCGGGTGCGGCTGCGGCACGCGCCCGAGGGCTGGGGCATCCCGGCGCTCCCCGCCGGCTGCGACCTCGCCGCCGGTGGCCCGCGCGGGGCAGACGTCGCCGTCGCCTTCTATCGGATGCGGACGGATCTGACCGCAGAGGCGCCGGTGCCGGCCCGTGAGCTCGCCGACGACGCCATGCCCTGGATCGCCTGGCCCCGCATGGCCGCCGGGCACGTCAGCGAAATCACCGAGAACGACCTCCGTGATCAGTTCCTCCCGCTCGGGCTCGTCGACGTGAAGGTTGCCGCGCTGGGGGAGGACTGGTCGGGGCTGAAGTTCGTACGCCGCAGGGAGCACCGCACGCGGCAACGGTGAGCCAGCGCCGCGCGGTGACCGCAACAAGAACCGGTGACGAACCCGTGCACCTTCCCGCGCCCGCCTCTGCCCGCCAATTGACGTAATCAATCCGCCAACCGCCAGGCGTACGGTGTGGCGGGCGGGTCCGCTCAGGTGAGGAGTTTCGCGAGCTGGGCCATCTCGGTGGGCGGGTCGATCACCGGCTGGATGAGGAGTTCGTCGATGCCGGCCTGTTCCAGGGTGGCGATGCGGGCGAGGAGGTCGTCGCGGGTGCCGACCAGGGCCAGGGTGTTCATCAGCGAGGGCAGAACCAGGTCCCGGTCCTGTGGTGCGATGCGTCCGAGGTAGTTGGGATAGAGCTTGGTGTGCCGGTCCGGTGCGGTGGCGGTGGTGCCTCACCGGTCGAGGAGCCGCCGCACCGCCTCGCGTTCCTCAGGGCTGAGTTGCTCGGCGAATGTGGGTCTTTCGGCGGCCGTGTCGGCGGCGAAGGCCAGCAGCGACAGAACGAGGTGGCCGGTCGCGTCCAGGGTCGCGTCGCCGTGGGGGTCGTCGTCCTCGTCGAGTATGTGGAGCGAGGTGACCAGGTAGGAGTCCCTGTGGGAGTCGGGGGGCGCGGGGTGTGTCCTGGGCGGCGTGGCGGCGGGCGTCGTGCAGCGCGTGCCAGGCGGTGGGGTCCAGCAGGCCGAAGGAGATGAGGCCGGTGCCGCGGCGGCCGGCGACGGCGGCGGCCTGCGGCCCGAGCGCGGCCACGACGAACTCGATCGGGTCGGCGGTGTTCACGTGTGCCCCGGTGTGCAGGAACCGGATGTCGCGGACCCGGTCACCTTCGCGGTACTCGGTCGAGCGTCCGGCGCACAGGTCCTGCAGTGCGGCGATGAAGTTCTCCAGCCTGGCCGCCGTGGTCGGCCGCATGCCCAGGGTGCGCCGGGCGGTGTTTCCGGTGCCGACGCCGCAGATGATCCGGCCCGGTGCCAGGGCGGCTGGCGAGATGTGGGCCACCGCCGCAACTGCACGAACGTCGAGCGGCTCGGCGTAGGCGCGGTCCATCGCATCACGGGCGCGAAGCAGGCGCCGGTTCAGATCCTCGACCTCTCGGCTCACACAGCAATGCTATGGACATCCCGACGAGGGTGCGGCGCCCGAGAGTGGCGGTGGCGCGACCGGCACCGCGCCGCGATCCGTTCAGCGATCTCGGACTCCACCATGAACCGGATGGTAGGTCGCACGCGCACAGCGGAGCGGAGGAACCGGGGAAACCGCCCGTCAGACGATCGAGACGGCAGACTCCAGCCCACCACCAACACGAGCACGGTCAAGGACCGTCACGCCAGCCCTTCCGGCCAGCACGTCAGGTCGGCGCGCCCACCGGGGGAGGGAGCGACGAAGCGGAGCGCGTTTCATTCTCCCCGGATTCTCCCCAGCGCCCTCAGGGGCGTTCGACGCGCCCATGATCGGAGGTCTCCGAGCTGCCGAGTGGCGGCTCAGCCGGTGATTACTCAGAGCCAATCCCGCCGCTTGAAGATGACGTACAAACTGGTACACACGGCAGCCATCAGGGCGATCGAAAGGGGGTATCCGAATACCCAGTGCAACTCCGGCATGTGCTCGAAGTTCATCCCGTAGACCGTCCCGACCAGCGTCGGCGCGAAGAGGATGGCCGCCCAAGAGGAAATCTTCTTGATCTCCTCGTTCTGCTCGAAGCCCGCCTCCGCCAGTGCCCGCATCTCGGCGTTCTGCTGCTGGGTGACGA
Protein-coding sequences here:
- a CDS encoding type I polyketide synthase, producing MTTNTFDSAETNPRLPDEESIAVIGMSCRLPMAPDPEAFWELLRDGRSSITDVPEDRWQTVEPAADAGVRRGGFLDDIGEFDAGFFGISPREAAAMDPQQRLVLELSWEALEDGGIVPSRLRESRTSVFVGTLRDDYESLVHRHGTAAITQHTMTGVNRGIIANRVSYYLGLRGPSLTVDAAQSSSLVAVHLACESLRSGESSLAIAAGVNLNILGEGAVTGERFGGLSPDGVAYTFDARANGFVRGEGGAVVVLKPLARAVADGDRVYGVIRGSAVNNDGATPGLTVPSREAQRIVLREAYAKAGVGPDDVQYVELHGTGTPVGDPIEAAALGEALGTGRGTANPLLVGSAKTNVGHLEGAAGIVGLLKALLSIRHRRIPASLNFETPNPAIPLDDLGLSVVRELRDWPHPERRLLAGVSSFGMGGTNCHVVLAEAPAVVAGHGTGSGEPASVYSAVVPWVVSGRGEDALRAQAAKLRSAAVVRDADPMDVSWSLLTTRTRFQTSAVVLGEDRGSLLAGLDALAAGLPSPQVVSGTAQEGRLAYLFTGQGAQRNGMGRQLYEASPVFAAALDEVCAALDPHLDHPLRPIMFAPHDSPHAPLLHQTRYTQPALFALETALYRLLEHHGLHPDYLTGHSIGELTAAHLAGILTLHDAATLVTTRARLMHTAPPGGTMIAIQAPHDQVTHLRHRAR
- a CDS encoding flavin reductase family protein yields the protein MNSLSTDEPTAHRATDGVPASLREVMARFATGVTVLSTGGEHIHGMTANAFTSVSLDPPSVLCCVDRSAVMHKAIKTAGHFGVSIMEAGQEGLVRFFADKKRPLGPGQFADVDWSPGPRTGAPLLSGSLAWLECELSTAYDFGTHSIFIGEVVGASHGGARDGLLFFRGGFRRAVPHSA
- a CDS encoding DUF3052 domain-containing protein; amino-acid sequence: MGVSHSSDNGGYSGTPLARKIGVKAGHRVRLRHAPEGWGIPALPAGCDLAAGGPRGADVAVAFYRMRTDLTAEAPVPARELADDAMPWIAWPRMAAGHVSEITENDLRDQFLPLGLVDVKVAALGEDWSGLKFVRRREHRTRQR